In Babesia microti strain RI chromosome IV, complete genome, the sequence GGCACTGGATCTACTGAAATATACAGGCGCTGGCACGACCTTTATTGTTTAAGTTATACCTTTTTAGAAGGAATTCTCAATCTTTCAACGTCATCTAAAGCCTCTGCAAGCACCAAAGcggtatttttatttttatccgTAAAACAAACCTCACTCAGAGAATATTTTGGAGTCTTACATTCAACTTGAATAATGGCATCAAAAGCTTCTTGAATAATGATACTTGAGCTGaaatttggcaaataaCCTAGCAAAGATTCTCCAATATGAGGACATGCAACTGTTGAGATATCTAGTGAATTGAGATGTTTGAGACACCgtttaaatgtataacGAAGTCTTTGAGCTGCATCATTTCTACttttttctaaataaactatgTATTACGCCAATAATACGGTGTGATAACGAATGCTATTAACGTGCATTTGAATTTGTCATTGTATGTTGGTGTCATAATTACATCTCCTAAATTGGGAATTTGTTTTACCATAATCTAGATGTTCCGAAGATGATGTTTTTAACAATTCCTTTGCCTGTTTAACTATAGCTTTGACTAATTCTTTACCTCCTAACTCTAGAACTTTTAAACCTAAATCACTAGTAATTATACCAAACCCAGTATGTGGAAGTAAGCATTTCGGCATAGGCACAAGCATTACATCGACGTTTGagtcaaaaatattagaGTGTGATACAGTTATTTTACCAAACCCATCAATAATCAACTCTTTCATCATACCATTATATTCCATTTCTACATTATTATAAGAAGATTTTAGTAGTTCTGGTCCGGAACAATCATTTTGAGAAGATACTTTTTCAAAGGGTAACTGAGTCCTGTCCCTATAAGAAAGTATTTGTTCATTGGCATATGAATGCCAATCAGAATCGGGATAATCCAGCTTTTCAGACCAGTAAAGGTGTTGTTTTAAAGCGCGTTTCGTAAGTCTATCAATTTTACTGGAttgaaatgattttaagCGATAAGAAatatattggaaatttGTCGGTATTACcgacaaatttttaaaaaagtCCAACAAATTTTCGCTAGTTACTCTTCTTATACCCATTACAAGTAAACACACTAATTAGatcatttatcaattgtccattaacattattaaaattgtactTAGATAAAACTATATTAGATAATGAAGTACCTAGGGAAATATCCTGAGCTAATGACCCAGTTTCATTATCTAGATCAGATTTGTGCTTTAATTTGATCTCAGGATTTTTATCCAGTAACTTTCGAAGTAATTCTTCCTCTAGAATAAACATGTACTTAACCTTCCTTTTTGAAATACTTTGCTTCATCTGCAACTTTTTTGGTTTCAAAGAATTTAATCGAAGAAAATTGACGTTTAAAAGAATTTAACAGTGTCTTATTATACATACTAGTAATAATGGATACCAATTATATGCTTTAAGGTGCTATTCATACCTAATTATTCTTATGAAATAAAATcgaaattattaatattatttgtatctacaataatttaaataattatcaaatatgcACGATAAAAAAATCCCATTAAATAGTGTAGAACCCATATCATTCTTAGGGTTCATTGATCCGtttcataattatttggaAGGGATTTTTTTGCATAATGGCAGTAATCACAAAAATGGCgttttatatcaatatgGAGACATTAATTACGAAAGTAATTCTAATGAAGGTGACATTTATACGCTACTAATCATTATTATCGTAATATGTAttgttacaattattatcgCATTGGCAACAAGATATATAAAGCGCATTAGACAAGAAGAAGATTATATTAAGGACCAAATTAACTTTATTTCAGAACAGAATACTGCGTTACTTGGCAACAACTATGATAGAGATCCTATTACTATGGTATAGCAtcttttgtataattaatccAGCAAttactataatatattacacTTCAAGAGCCCTCAATCCTACAAGAATGCCATGAGcatttttaacatatttttgagtgaccaattttatgtaatttagatatgATTTCTTCATGTTGTTAAAGAATGATGCATTATCAATTGAAACCATCGACATTGCGTATAAACGATGGCGATTTAACTCTTTTATATCACTTAAAACAGCATCTCTCAGTGAACTAATTTGTTTAGCCAATTCAGAATCTTTAgttttattgtaaattttatacatcTTGGTCAAATTGTTGGTGTTCGTGTCTAATGTTGCAATGGTTTTGCTGGTTCTTTTTTGTAAATCCACCAAATTCATAGATGCAGAATCAACCATCGTAGATGGATATTTGTTTTCCAATATTTCctaattcaatttatttatttacctTTACAAAAATGTAACAATTGGAACAGGCCTTAGACTTAAACCCAGGGTTCACATCATTgtaaaattcaatatctAATATACAGTATTGACAAAACGATTTGTGACATATGTTGCTACATTAGTTATGATTAATACCACAAAAAGCAAAATGATGTctttttgaaataatttatgcaCTTTAAGAAGCAAGAAGCACGGACACGGcaattattgcaattttcaGAATCATCATACAAATCACCaatgtttaaaaataaacttaAATCTTCgtaatctaaattaaaacgCGACAACATACTATTATCGTATATATCATCTCGAACTCGTTGTAAGTGCAGCGGTATTAAGTTAAGATAATTGCTCCTATAGCGGCTAAATGCATAAGTCCAATCTGTATTAACAGGTTCTGGTGTGAAATTGTCGAAACTAACTACATTTTCATTATGTGACATATTGTCActatatacaattagtaGGGCTCAGTTGTTATACTTAGCACATCTTCAATCACCATAGATAATTGATTGGTGTTTTGTacttgcaattttaattgatcaatgcattttttgcaataatCTCCAGTGAAATAAGTATTACACAGTCTGGTAATTTGTCTAATTTTATCAAGTAAATCAATAAGTGgtattacatttattttaacCGAATCACTTTTCACTTTTACATCAACATactcaaatttaattgttacataAATATTCCAAAGACGGTAGTATATGTCATAGCAATAATGCTTGATATCTCCCttgtatatattcaataatttaacaatagTCTCCAAACCTAAGTATATCCACTATTACCATAtgatatatcatcatatataattgagtTTGTATTTTCCGGTTCCAAAATGTTAAAGGTAAgtgtttttattttttcaagGTGAAGAAAAGACGCTGTTTCCCAATATTCGACCagttttatatatatctttAACACCTTAATAGGcatattgttaatatttCGTATATCCCATAAATTGTCTATAATTGTTGAAATGCCATcgtaaattgttttttcATGAGTTGCATAAGTTAAAAGTGTGATATAACAATCCATAAACGGGTATAATAGTGATAACTGCGATTCGGAAGTAGGAAAATTGTAATTCATATTCTAAATAACCATCTGCTCACTTCAAGTATTATCTTAATATACTTGtcatttggaattttataaatacttagatatttgattaaatattgataacaagacaatttaacattttctAAATGAATTGTTAATTACTTCCACCAGAATATATTAATCGTAGTACTATTGGTATATTATTAGTGTCTGTTGcctatgttatatatatttaatacttGAATGTCTTCTAATagattgtataaaattttaatagcAAATGGTtcgatattttttgaaatttgattagaaaatattttgttgttgtatatgttataaaatatatatctaagATATTGCCAATCAgaattgacatttttacatttgGGGTATGTGCTACAAATTGGATATATCATACACGATTCTTTAGCAATGTTTACAATGTTGCCATAAATATCCACCTTAAAACAGTAATTATTTGGctgaaataatttaacatcTTCACTAGAATATTTTTCATAGAGTGATATTAATGACCATGTTAATAATCCACTGGTTACATTTAACATTTGTTTTACAGCATCTCTATCATTAATATCAGAAATTTTGGTACAtgtaatacaataatacaatgttttgatgaaatttatgTCAGATTTAATTGCATCTTCTTCATTAAACAGAATCTGATTTGTAACATATTGTGGTTCGAAAACCCAACAAAAGTGTAGTTTATCATATTTGTGTGTGTGCCATTTTATACTTTTAGgggataaaatttccaaaagTATCAATGAATGATTGATACAAACTTCAAAATCTGTCAATATTGGTACATTGTTGATTTGCCCTTCAATAATAAATggtttaattataaaattgaaggaTTTAATCAGTTCTGCATTGTATTTGAAATAACCATATGATCTAACTACATTAACATCattttttgttaatatttctaataatcttatattattttgatgatattCTTTAATGGAAGACTCGTCAAATCCATTTGTTGTAGATACAGAATTACtcacaattaattcaaaaagattaaatataatttctgtgttaaattgtaataaaaaaattatttagaagTGACAATTACCTGCGATAGAACTTATTGTACATGAAATAACAGTCATAAATCACACAACCGATACAGTGGTGTTGGCACTAATAATGTTATGCCACACATATATGCATTAAATAGAGCATTTAAGCACAAGAATAGATTGAATTTTGGTAATATTGGCCTAAGAAgattaaataatccatCATTATTACAATGTCATAATCAAAATGCACAATTAGACAAACAAAGTAGTGAACAGGAAATATCTTCTACTGTACAATGCAGAACTAGGGCTTTTAAAACTTTAAAACATCTATTTGATATAACAACTCTAACTACTGAACAAGAAGAGTTAAATAGTCAAAAATTGCTATTTGGTATACAAAAACCTAACTTTGTCTcacaaaaaaatattcttTACCAAactaatattgaaaatcttaaacaattaaataaaaataactctaaaatttcagataatgaattatacaaaaaacaattaaGGGCTagaatatcaatattagCTCCTCAATGTACACCAAAACAAATtggaataattttatcgaAATTTTTCCAATCTAACATTGAAAAACTATTGTTGAATGAActggaatttttaaataaattgattatagAGTCTGGTATGAAATTGAACGATACAATCCTGCATAACTTATGTTTGGGGAATGCTACGACTAGCACTGACAATACATTAACATCTCTAATTGTGAagatttccaaatttatttcatcCAAACATCCTAATATAAcccaattaaatattaatcaaatttattacaattagtTTTGGGTTTAATTGTATCGTAGTAATTAGGAAATAAATCTAGAATCACCAGTGTACTATGTAACGTTATACTAGTGGGTTCTCAATTTAGCATTATTAATGCTAAAATTGCCCCCTCTGTTtctataaataattggttCATTAGTGTCCACTTATAATTCATTAGAATGGTAAACTTTTGGACGAATGTGtgatgtaaaatatttttaattgataacacaatatacatattacaTACTCTTATATTGCAACTAGTCGtttaattaacattataatggcgatttattgattaataaCTGATAGAATAGACAAGATAATCACTAACTGtctattatataatagatCTGCATGTCTCAGATCAAAATCGATAATACATAACCCCGTTGTCCTGTTGAAAGATGTGTAAATATACGATCGTTTAACAGAAGTTATACATTACACATTTGAAGATTCTATGCTgttaaacatttaaaaCAGATTAAACATCACATATTCAAGGTTTAATCTTATTAACATTTAAGATTTAACAACTAACAATTCGTCCAGTGGTGTGTAAAAAAAATACCGTTAAACTGTAGATCAATGAAAGAAAACTCTATTACTAACACATATAACACTAATGCATATCATAGCAATGCAGATTATGCAGTATTCAATGATGAATCAAGTCACATTATCACAGAATCACAACCGATAAATAGCTATATTTCAGATGACGCCGAGTCGCAAATAAATAACGCCTCCAATATGatgtataaaaataatgaattgaGTAgctataacaattatatggAATCAAATATCCCGCGGACTAATTACCAAGACCTATTTCCTTGCTATACAGAAAGTTTAACTACATGTTTCTCAGAGCAGCCATACCATGACCACCAATGCGCTGACAACTGTGACAACCAATCATTCAGTCAGATATACAAAGGATATGATGTATATGGCACTAATTACAATTACAGTTATTTGAATAACGAATACGCCGATCTGCCAATGTACAGTCAGCCTATCGGATATTATGGATACGaaaatcaaattgaaaatgtttacACTCACCAATTGCCATATACAATCACCACTAACACTGAAAACATAGCATCTTCAACAAATAATGGAAATGTTGCAGAATGTAGCACCAGAAGCAACAGCTGCAATTCTTCAGTAGCAGAATTGGCGTGTGATAAATCAGAGTATacaaatgaattgattaatacTAACCCGTTGTTCCAATATAATCAGCATGCAAGCGGAATTTCAGGCGTGAAATTCCAACCCTCTGACAACAGATGGATTGCCAGATGGACAACAAGTGATGGCAAAAGGGCGTGCAAGAGTTTTTCAGTCAATATTTACGGTTTTGAGCAGGCCAAGTCACTGGCAATAAATGCTAGGCATAAAGGAGTTCTTCAAAGTGGTAGATCTTTTTGTAACAGAGAGCGTCAACATGCTATGAGATCTGGAGTAGGAATTATAGGCATTAGATTTGACAAGACCCAGGCCAGATGGGTTTCCTCCTACTATGAAGGAGGGAAGAGGAAATTTAGATACTTCACTGTCAAGGACTTTGGCTATGAACAGGCTAAACAAAGAGCTATATTGTGGAAAACATGCAATGATGAACGTTTGATCCAATCACGAAGGCCAGCATAATCGAAAAATCACCATCAATAACTCATGTCCATTAGTGACACaagataataataaatcaaacaatAATTCATCAAGTAAAACAACTAAGcgataattgtaaaatagaTATGTATTTAAGTAGTGacattattaaaatataacgTAAAGCAGATACGAGAAATAATAGCAGGTGGTGGGGacaatgtatatttgtaatttcgCTCTTGTCACTCTCATTGCATCAATAGttgataattcattaagTGTGCGTAACAATGCTTATTATTCTTTCATAAAACATAACCCCAATGGAATCCACAGGAACTCCATTTTAACAGCAAATAATCATTGTAAACTTTGGCCGTGCATATCTAATGCatgcgataaaattattgaaaataagaaatatagtatatttttatttacaGCAATGATAGCTGGCATATTTGCCCCTAAATCCCTATGGAACTTGCTATCCTTTAAGGCTGAGATTAGCGATAACACTGCAACGGGACAACTAAATACTTATAGGTGCACAAAATGCAACTATACTATATATCCAGCCAAAAACAGGGatagtaaatttgttggaCAGGTAATAAGTGATATAATTAGAAATTTACATGTCCAGGCTGCAATTCGTCATTTAGCACCTTTACAACTATCAGAaagtattaatttgtacCATTATggaaaatatatacatataatcaAGATTTCCCTAACataaaaaacatttttttcataaaattaatacatgATCAATGCCATATGATAAAAAGTTTAGCCTGAACACATTAAACATGAACCATCATCAGCAGAAAGCTGACATCTATTCGCCTCAATTTTAATGGGAGAGTTAAGCGAATCTGACTTAGCACCTACATTTGATTGTGACTTGTTTAGGGTGAAATTCTTTGTCAGCGCTACGATTTGGTTATCTACTGTAAACTTGATGGCATCGGCAGCGGGTTGGGTGCGCAAATAATATACTCCAGTTTTTAGTCCTTTCTTCCAGCCATAAAAGTGCATACTAGACAACTTGGCATATGTAGGCTGTTCCATGTAAATGTTCAGCGATTGAGACTGGTCAATGAAGGCGCCGCGATCGGCTGCCATGTCAATTATCGCCTTCTGTTTGATCTCCCATACGGTTTTGTACAGATTCTTTAGCTCTTGTGGTATTTCATCGATGTTTTGTAAACTTCCATTATatgcaattaatttttgtttcaTTTGGTCATTCCAGAGATCCAATTGAACCAAATCATTCAATAAATGGGGATTTACAACGAAAAATTCGCCAGAAAGGACGCGAcgataataaatattgcaagTGTAAGGTTCAAAAGATTCGCTGTTTCCTATGTAATTAGGGTAATATGTTAATACTAGTGACATATATGTTAGACAATATAATCTGTTGGTTACTAACCTAGTATCTGTGACGTAGAAGCAGTAGGCATAGGAGCAACTAAAAGTGAATTTCTAAGGCCATATTTCATGATATCCTTCTTCATCTCTGTccaattgtaaaaattgtcGTCAACCTTTCTATTCCACAGATCGAATTGGAGTAATCCTTGTGAAGCCGGTGATCCCTCAAATGTTTCATAAGGGCCTAAATAAACTTAGTGCTCACCATATTTCTTAGCAAGTTCCACGGATTCCTCGAGACATCCATGGTAAATTGTTTCAAAAATTCTGACATTCAATTCACGGGCCTCCTGAGATTCAAAAGGATAGCGCATAAGCATGAAAGTATCAGCTAATCCCTGAACTCCTACACCTATTGGCCTATGTCTCTTGTTAGAATATTCAGCCTCAGGAACAGGGTAATAATTCTCGTCTATAATTCTATTCAAATTGAAAGTAAGTATCTTGCAAGCAGAATGTAATAACTTAAAGTCAAATTCGAGAGTTTTAGTGTTTACATACTTTGGCAATGCTAGTGAAGCGAGGTTACACACTGCAACTTCATTAGGAGATGTATATTGCACAATCTCGCAGCATAAGTTGCTAGACTTAATAGTACCTATGTTCTTCTGATTTGACTTGTAATTACAAGCGTCCTTGTATAACATGTAAGGAGTTCCTGTTTCAATTTGCGATTGTAAGATAGCAAACCAAAGGGTTTGCGCGGGAACTGTTTTGCGACCCATGCCTTTCGACTCATAACtagtgtataatttttcaaattcctCTCCCCAAACCTGATCTAGTCCTCTACACTCATCTGGGCACATCAAAGTCCAGTTTTCATTAGCTTCAACCCTTTTCATGAAAAGGTCTGGGATCCACAATGCATAGAACAAGTCCCTAGCCCTTGACTCCTCTGAACCATGGTTTTTTCGTAGATCTAGgaattcaaaaatatcagcATGCCATGGCTCTAGGTAGATGGCAAATGAACCTTTTCTTTTTCCCCCTCCCTGATCAACATAACGAGCAGTATCATTGAATATTCTGAGCATAGGTATAATCCCATTGGAATGCCCATTTGTGCCGCGAATGTATGAACTGGAGGCACGTATTTTGTGTATTGCTAAACCTATCCCTCCTGCTGTCTTACTAATGAGTGCACATTGGGTAAGGGTGTCAAAAATACCAGAAATAGAATCATCCTTAATATCAAGAAGGAAGCAGCTAGACATTTGAGGAAATTTAGTTCCAGAGTTGAAGAGTGTGGGAGTGGCGTggataaataatttcttGGACATGTAATTGTAAGTCTCCATGGCACGATCAATATCATTGGAGTGTATACCGCAAGCAACTCTGACGAGAAGATGCTGAGGCCTTTCAGCAATCTTCCCATTTACACGTAATAGGTAGGATCTGTGTTAGTGTTGTTTTTGAATCAATGAATAAATCTAAAAAGTGccttttttatttatactttaataaataaaaagtTTACGCGGCgaaatatgtaaaaaacGTGTGAATTACCTCTCTAGTGTTTTAAATCCAAAATAATCGTACTGAAAATCCATATCATAATCTATTTCCTTGTTTATCCTATCCTTATGCTGAATGATAAACTTGTACACTTTATCATTCAACAGCGGGGAATGATTGCCATTAGAATCCTTGAAATTGTAAAGTAGATTGGCAACAGACTCAATGTTGTCAAAAGTATTCTTATGAAGATTGTCAATGATGATTCTGGCAGCCAATTTTGAGAAATCCGGATGATTTGCCGCCATGTAAGCACAAGTTTGTGCGGCAAGCTCGTCAAGTTGAGATGTTGGTATACCTGAGTACATCCCATTGATGACATTCTTAGTCACTCTAGGGGGATCAACTATTGGATGAAGGCCATAGCATAGCTTTTGGATACGATGcaaaatttgatcaaaACTAACTGGTTCATCTTCACCCTTCCGGTTTACCACAAACATAGTCTTGGTCGAAGAATTAGTGATTGGTAGATCAACCTCTATGTTAGTGTCAATCCTATGCATATTTATCTAAAGTAACAGTTTTTAGCGTATTTGCATAAATAAAAGTGTGTGTACTATGCCAATTTTGTTGTGTGTACTGGGATGCTATGTATAAATTGAagattattgatatattgtgaGGGAGTGTATACTGCCATGGGGTCTTAGTACATCCGCTAATGTGGGATGgtatatattcaatgtaATGACGATTCGACCAAGAGTTCACTAAAGTTATCATCAATACcacttaatttttttagtaTCTTTTTGAAATTCGTAGACTCAAAATGCACAATACCTGAAAATGACTCTTTTTGGTTTAACATCGCCAACTGTATTTATTTCCACTAATGTAGCCAATATTTCATCGATACCTACGTCTGTACTAGACTTTTTCCTAAAGAAAACGCTTAAATTCTGCCGTAAGACATACTATTTATACAGTTACAAGaaatataacaaacaatAATATTACACAATATTTCATCTTCATTCACAAGCTcataaatcaatttaagGAATCAATCCTCacaaaaaatgaatatattatcacATTAAGTCAATTTCACTCCATATTATTACTAACTAGAACCTTGTTTTACATATTGTCTATGCATATAACGGTCATCGAGCTTATATTTCATTTGGATTATTCAAAATACTATGATGATACTATTTTTTCTGATAATAATGGCGttacaattatatgtataaacGAAAGCATTTGGTTAGATCCCAAagaaataaatttggatacTGATCTATATCActtaattataaatcatCATAAATGGACTAAACAGACTAAGGAACTATTTGTTGATGGTTTCTGTCTGATAGATTCAGAATACTGTATACATTCAATCAAAAATGCACTTAAACAGATAATTTACACAAGAGATTTAACACTAATCATTGTACCCTTCACTCTACATATGTATTCtctaatcaaattattatttgatgatatgATGGCATTTATCATGTTGGAAAGTGAATCATTGAGTGTcattaaatgtaaaaattttatgcttgaaattttaaacattttatCTTCAATAATCCTAAATTCATCCTTCATGGACAAGGAAAGTATGTTATCACTCTCATCCATTGAGATTCCGCCAACAAATCACACATCTTCAGGCACCGGATTACTTTTTTATGattatttgatattgaaatttgaaGAAGCTAAAGTATGCGGTAATAATGGTAGTCAGTTATTGTATAAGTCTGATAATcctaaatttatattccaACATCAGTCtcataatattgaatttctGACTCATTTAAACGGGGAACTCGCCAGATATCATAATCACCCATACAAAATAGATTGTACTAACCCAATTATAAGTgaatattgcaaattattgttatttacaTTGATCAATTACTCACATAAAACTGATGTATCATTCAACTTAAATACCGAttgttttatattaatactaataaaattaattcaaaatgGTTCTATTTGCGTACAAATAGAAACAGTACATTGCATATTTGATTActtgaataaattgttattgaaaTCTCAATGCAGATGTTGGGTGGTTGTGGATGTGGCTATTGCAGCGTTGTTTATTGTTGACAAGATAATTTGTTCTGACCccataattaataataacataaaatACAATCTGGAAATTGTTCTTGATTGGATGATCTCGAATGTTGAGAGTATTTGCAACATAAATCTACAATTATACCTATCGAAAGTTTACTTCAAGTTGGTAAATACTGACATGTGCGAAGATATAAATCAACACATTACCCAATGGATAAAATTGctcaaattatatgataatttaaatatgcgGCTGAGAAAAGCTCCTCCTTGTTCTGATCATGATTTGGTACTTGGATGGATTTGCCTAACATTTTCCATACATAGCATCATGTTCCATTATATGATAACACAATCATACACAAAAGAAACGCGAAAAACtgtgataaaaaatgtagCGAATGttatagataaattggCGTTAGTGCAATATGAAGAGATAGATGTGCCAAAAGAGtataatgtattaattgatttaaaaatgGTTAAAGAGGCGTGCAAACAACTAGATAAAATGCTACAAATAgttaaatcaaattttgaaatgaAATTTAACCCAACGGATTATTGTTTTGATTATTCAATCCTACATTCATGCAATGTCGATGTAAATTACTTTAAACCTTTGCTTTGGTCAGTTTTCACTTCACTGTTGAACTCTAAAGAGGCATGTATAACCATTTGACTGCTATAATTTaagtattaaaattttaattatgtTCTAGCCAATTCTCCttagtaaaattttttgatcaGGGCCAGCTGCTGCCAATTGAGCCTCCTGGAATCGTTTCCCTAGCATGTAGAATAGGTGCTTGTCCGTTAACCGTATTTTGTTAAGAGTCTGCTCAATATATGCAATGCTTTTCGTTGGCAATTTATGTGCATTTTCCTTAAAGTGGTCGAGAAATTGTGCGTAATAACTTTTGTTATTATACCCTAAATAGGCAATACTCCTTAAGCAATGTGTAAGATCTACAATGTCAGTGTCAAGTGTTAGTTGTTTGGAAATCCTTTCCAAAAAAGATTTTTCGTTGTCAGTAGATTGTGTAATCCAAGgtaaatgattaaatttagTAATTCTAATAGTGCGGTTTCGTTCATTCTTCCTTACAAATTTGATGCGGGTGCATCTAACGAGATCCTTTAGGAATATAGCTAAGtcatttatatcaattcTGTTACATTCCAAATGATCTACCATTCTTTTGGTCATATTGCACAGTAATTCTTGATCAggaattatatatttaggCGAATTACCAATGATACTCATTGCACACCTAAGCTCTATTGGATCTAATTTCTCAATTTGCTTTTGGTCCAAACAATTAAAGTAGATAGACTGAACTAACTCTTTGTAGTATCTAGTAAAGTGGTGCCTTCTGGACTAAATGATACTCAAATTACCAGCAGTAATGAATCCGCTATCATAAGCACTTGCCCCTTAGTATAGTCGTCCATATCCATAGTAAATCCAAGCAGATATTCACAACTATGGTGATCAAAATCTTCAAACCCAATTGATTTCTTTAACCTTTCAGTTACTTCACCTagtaaattgttgatgaaGGTAATGTGATCAAAGTCAAATAGTACATAGCATCTGAATAATTTCGCCTTATCAATTGGCCTCAGGTCATGTTTATGTAGGtaactaatttaaattattttatttaccGTGATATTGGTACTAGAAAATGTTGTTTAGGCGTGTTAATGTTGTGTTCATGGTAACATAACAAATCTATCATCTTCTTATTGGTGCTATAGCACGCACTTAGATTATATAGTATGTCAACAAGGGTTGCAGGAGGTACATTACTATATCCATCTAGGATCAgttcaaaaattgaacTAAATAACATACTGTCAATATGGCCTGTTA encodes:
- a CDS encoding hypothetical protein (overlaps_old_locusTagID:BBM_III05870) is translated as MKENSITNTYNTNAYHSNADYAVFNDESSHIITESQPINSYISDDAESQINNASNMMYKNNELSSYNNYMESNIPRTNYQDLFPCYTESLTTCFSEQPYHDHQCADNCDNQSFSQIYKGYDVYGTNYNYSYLNNEYADLPMYSQPIGYYGYENQIENVYTHQLPYTITTNTENIASSTNNGNVAECSTRSNSCNSSVAELACDKSEYTNELINTNPLFQYNQHASGISGVKFQPSDNRWIARWTTSDGKRACKSFSVNIYGFEQAKSLAINARHKGVLQSGRSFCNRERQHAMRSGVGIIGIRFDKTQARWVSSYYEGGKRKFRYFTVKDFGYEQAKQRAILWKTCNDERLIQSRRPA
- a CDS encoding ribonucleoside-diphosphate reductase subunit M1 (overlaps_old_locusTagID:BBM_III05880), which encodes MHRIDTNIEVDLPITNSSTKTMFVVNRKGEDEPVSFDQILHRIQKLCYGLHPIVDPPRVTKNVINGMYSGIPTSQLDELAAQTCAYMAANHPDFSKLAARIIIDNLHKNTFDNIESVANLLYNFKDSNGNHSPLLNDKVYKFIIQHKDRINKEIDYDMDFQYDYFGFKTLERSYLLRVNGKIAERPQHLLVRVACGIHSNDIDRAMETYNYMSKKLFIHATPTLFNSGTKFPQMSSCFLLDIKDDSISGIFDTLTQCALISKTAGGIGLAIHKIRASSSYIRGTNGHSNGIIPMLRIFNDTARYVDQGGGKRKGSFAIYLEPWHADIFEFLDLRKNHGSEESRARDLFYALWIPDLFMKRVEANENWTLMCPDECRGLDQVWGEEFEKLYTSYESKGMGRKTVPAQTLWFAILQSQIETGTPYMLYKDACNYKSNQKNIGTIKSSNLCCEIVQYTSPNEVAVCNLASLALPKYVNTKTLEFDFKLLHSACKILTFNLNRIIDENYYPVPEAEYSNKRHRPIGVGVQGLADTFMLMRYPFESQEARELNVRIFETIYHGCLEESVELAKKYGPYETFEGSPASQGLLQFDLWNRKVDDNFYNWTEMKKDIMKYGLRNSLLVAPMPTASTSQILGNSESFEPYTCNIYYRRVLSGEFFVVNPHLLNDLVQLDLWNDQMKQKLIAYNGSLQNIDEIPQELKNLYKTVWEIKQKAIIDMAADRGAFIDQSQSLNIYMEQPTYAKLSSMHFYGWKKGLKTGVYYLRTQPAADAIKFTVDNQIVALTKNFTLNKSQSNVGAKSDSLNSPIKIEANRCQLSADDGSCLMCSG
- a CDS encoding hypothetical protein (overlaps_old_locusTagID:BBM_III05870); translated protein: MPHIYALNRAFKHKNRLNFGNIGLRRLNNPSLLQCHNQNAQLDKQSSEQEISSTVQCRTRAFKTLKHLFDITTLTTEQEELNSQKLLFGIQKPNFVSQKNILYQTNIENLKQLNKNNSKISDNELYKKQLRARISILAPQCTPKQIGIILSKFFQSNIEKLLLNELEFLNKLIIESGMKLNDTILHNLCLGNATTSTDNTLTSLIVKISKFISSKHPNITQLNINQIYYN
- a CDS encoding conserved Plasmodium protein, unknown function (overlaps_old_locusTagID:BBM_III05875;~overlaps_old_locusTagID:BBM_III05880) translates to MIAGIFAPKSLWNLLSFKAEISDNTATGQLNTYRCTKCNYTIYPAKNRDSKFVGQKFTCPGCNSSFSTFTTIRKY